Proteins from one Salmonella bongori NCTC 12419 genomic window:
- the wcaK gene encoding colanic acid biosynthesis pyruvyl transferase WcaK: MKLLILGNHTCGNRGDSAILRGLLDAINYLQPEAQVDVMSRYPVSSSWLLNRPVMGDPLFLQMKQHNSAAGVMGRVKKVLRRRYQHQVLLSRVTDTGKLRNIAIAQGFTDFVRLLSGYDAVIQVGGSFFVDLYGVPQFEHALCTFMAKKPLYMIGHSVGPFQDPQFNQLANYVFGYCDALILRESVSLDLMKRSNITTAKIEHGVDTAWLVDHHAEDFEPGYAVQHWLDVAARQKTVAITLRELAPFDKRLNTTQAAYEKAFAGVVNRIIEEGYQVVALSTCTGIDSYNKDDRMVALNLRQHISDLSRYHVVMDELNDLEMGKILGACVLTVGTRLHSAIISMNFATPAIAINYEHKSAGIMQQLGMPEMAIDIRHLLDGSLNAMVADTLGQLPQVNKRLAAAVRREREQGLRMVESVLARIGEAQ, from the coding sequence ATGAAATTATTAATCCTGGGCAACCATACCTGCGGCAACCGTGGCGACAGCGCGATTTTACGCGGTTTGCTGGATGCGATTAACTACCTTCAGCCAGAGGCGCAGGTGGATGTGATGAGTCGCTATCCGGTGAGTTCGTCATGGCTTTTGAATCGTCCTGTGATGGGGGATCCGCTCTTTTTACAGATGAAACAGCATAACAGCGCCGCCGGCGTCATGGGGCGGGTAAAAAAAGTGCTTCGTCGTCGCTATCAACACCAGGTGCTGCTTTCCCGGGTAACCGACACTGGCAAACTGCGTAATATCGCTATCGCGCAGGGGTTCACCGACTTTGTCCGGCTGCTCTCCGGCTATGACGCCGTTATTCAGGTTGGTGGTTCGTTTTTTGTCGATCTCTACGGTGTGCCGCAGTTTGAGCACGCACTGTGTACCTTTATGGCGAAAAAACCGTTGTACATGATTGGTCATAGTGTCGGGCCGTTTCAGGATCCGCAATTTAATCAACTGGCTAACTACGTGTTTGGTTATTGCGATGCACTGATCCTGCGCGAGTCGGTGAGCCTGGATTTAATGAAACGCAGTAACATCACCACAGCGAAGATTGAACACGGCGTTGATACCGCGTGGCTGGTGGACCACCATGCCGAGGATTTTGAGCCGGGTTATGCCGTGCAACACTGGCTGGATGTTGCCGCCAGACAGAAAACCGTCGCCATTACTTTGCGTGAGCTGGCGCCATTTGATAAGCGTCTTAATACCACCCAGGCGGCTTATGAGAAAGCTTTCGCCGGCGTGGTGAATCGGATCATTGAAGAGGGTTACCAGGTGGTTGCGCTCTCAACCTGTACCGGCATCGATAGTTACAACAAGGATGACCGGATGGTGGCGCTGAATTTGCGCCAGCACATCAGCGACTTGTCACGCTATCACGTGGTAATGGATGAGCTTAACGATCTTGAAATGGGCAAAATCCTCGGCGCGTGCGTGCTGACCGTTGGTACCCGTCTGCATTCGGCGATTATCTCAATGAATTTCGCCACCCCGGCAATCGCTATCAACTATGAACACAAGTCCGCAGGTATCATGCAACAGTTGGGAATGCCGGAGATGGCGATAGATATCCGCCATCTGCTGGATGGCAGCCTCAACGCGATGGTCGCTGATACGCTGGGACAGTTACCGCAGGTCAATAAACGTCTGGCAGCGGCGGTGCGCCGTGAGCGCGAGCAGGGACTGCGGATGGTGGAGTCGGTACTGGCCCGTATCGGGGAGGCGCAATGA
- the wcaL gene encoding colanic acid biosynthesis glycosyltransferase WcaL, with protein MKVSFFLLKFPLSSETFVLNQITAFIDMGFDVEIIALQKGDTQNTHAAWEKYHLAAKTCWLQDEPQGRLAKLRYRLVKTLPGLYRTATWKALNFSRYGDESRNLILSSICAQVNTPFVADVFIAHFGPAGVTAAKLRELGVIRGKIATIFHGIDISSREVLNHYTPEYQHLFHRGDLMLPVSDLWAERLKNMGCPPEKIAVSRMGVDMTRFTHRPVKAPATPLQIISVARLTEKKGLHVAIEACRQLKEQGVAFRYRILGIGPWERRLRTLIEQYQLDDVIEMPGFKPSHDVKAMLDKADVFLLPSITGADGDMEGIPVALMEAMAVGLPVVSTVHSGIPELVEAGKSGWLVPENDAQALAARLEIFSRIDHDTLKPVVQRAREKVAQDFNQQVINRQLASLLQTM; from the coding sequence ATGAAGGTCAGCTTCTTTTTACTGAAATTTCCGCTTTCCTCGGAGACCTTCGTTCTCAACCAGATCACTGCGTTTATTGATATGGGGTTTGATGTAGAAATCATCGCCCTGCAAAAAGGCGATACGCAAAACACGCACGCCGCCTGGGAAAAGTATCATTTGGCGGCAAAAACCTGCTGGTTACAGGATGAGCCACAGGGCCGCCTGGCAAAACTGCGCTATCGGCTAGTTAAAACATTGCCGGGGCTGTACCGGACGGCAACATGGAAAGCGCTTAATTTTTCGCGCTATGGCGATGAATCACGCAACCTGATCCTGTCATCTATTTGTGCGCAGGTGAACACGCCGTTTGTGGCGGATGTGTTTATCGCCCACTTTGGCCCGGCGGGCGTAACGGCGGCAAAGCTGCGTGAACTGGGCGTGATTCGTGGCAAGATCGCGACCATTTTCCACGGGATTGATATCTCCAGCCGGGAGGTACTCAACCATTACACACCTGAATATCAGCATTTATTCCACCGTGGCGATCTGATGCTGCCTGTCAGCGATCTTTGGGCCGAACGGCTGAAAAACATGGGCTGTCCACCGGAGAAGATAGCCGTTTCACGAATGGGCGTCGACATGACGCGTTTTACCCATCGTCCGGTGAAAGCGCCCGCTACGCCGCTGCAGATTATCTCTGTTGCTCGTCTGACGGAGAAAAAAGGGCTGCATGTGGCGATTGAGGCCTGCCGTCAGTTGAAGGAGCAGGGAGTGGCGTTTCGTTACCGCATTCTGGGCATCGGCCCATGGGAACGGCGGCTGCGCACGCTCATAGAGCAGTATCAACTTGATGATGTCATAGAGATGCCAGGCTTTAAACCCAGCCATGATGTGAAAGCGATGCTGGATAAGGCGGATGTTTTTCTGCTGCCCTCTATTACCGGCGCCGATGGCGACATGGAAGGTATTCCGGTCGCACTGATGGAGGCAATGGCGGTGGGGCTCCCCGTGGTATCTACTGTGCATAGTGGTATTCCGGAACTGGTAGAGGCCGGGAAATCCGGCTGGCTGGTGCCGGAAAACGATGCGCAGGCGCTGGCGGCCCGACTTGAAATTTTCAGCCGGATCGACCACGACACACTGAAACCGGTAGTGCAGCGCGCCCGTGAAAAAGTGGCGCAAGATTTTAACCAGCAGGTGATTAATCGGCAGTTAGCCAGCCTGCTGCAAACGATGTAA
- the wzxC gene encoding colanic acid undecaprenyl disphosphate flippase WzxC, protein MSLRQKTISGAKWSAIATVIIISLGLIQMTVLARMIDNHQFGLLTVSLVIIALADTLSDFGIANSIIQRKAISHLELTTLYWLNVGLGIVVCVTVYLLSDVIADVLHNPDLAPLIKTLSLAFIVIPHGQQFRALMQKELEFNKIGMIETISVLAGFTFTVISAHYWPLALTAILGYLVNSVVRTLLFGYVGRKIYRPGLHFSLASVSSNLRFGAWLTADSIVNYINTNLSTLVLARILGAGVAGGYNLAYNVAVVPPMKLNPIITRVLFPAFAKIQDDTEKLRVNFYKLLSVVGIINFPALLGLMVVANNFVPLVFGEKWHSIIPILQLLCVVGLLRSVGNPIGSLLMAKARVDISFKFNVFKTFLFIPAILIGGHLAGAIGVTLGFLTVQIINTILSYFVMIKPVLGSSYRQYMLSLWLPFYLSLPTLAVSYGLGIALRGHFSIGLVLATQIAAGVLAFMVMMIVSRHPLVVEMKRQFCRSEKMKTLLRAG, encoded by the coding sequence ATGAGTTTACGACAAAAAACGATCAGCGGTGCGAAGTGGTCGGCTATTGCTACGGTCATTATCATCAGCCTGGGGTTGATTCAGATGACGGTGCTGGCGCGTATGATTGATAACCACCAGTTTGGTTTGTTGACCGTCTCGCTGGTGATTATCGCGCTGGCCGACACGCTCTCAGATTTTGGGATAGCGAACTCAATTATCCAGCGCAAAGCGATTAGCCATCTGGAGCTCACCACCTTGTACTGGTTGAATGTGGGCCTCGGAATCGTGGTGTGTGTAACGGTGTATCTGCTGAGCGATGTCATCGCCGACGTCCTGCACAATCCGGATCTTGCGCCGCTTATTAAAACGTTGTCGCTGGCGTTTATCGTGATCCCCCATGGGCAGCAGTTCCGCGCGCTGATGCAAAAAGAGCTGGAGTTCAATAAGATCGGCATGATCGAAACGATCTCCGTCCTGGCAGGGTTCACCTTTACAGTGATTAGCGCCCATTACTGGCCGCTGGCGTTAACCGCGATTCTCGGCTACCTGGTCAACAGTGTGGTGCGTACGCTGTTGTTCGGCTACGTTGGCCGCAAAATCTACCGTCCAGGGCTGCACTTTTCGCTGGCGTCGGTGTCCTCGAACCTGCGTTTTGGTGCGTGGCTGACGGCGGACAGTATCGTCAATTACATCAACACTAATCTGTCAACGCTGGTACTGGCGCGGATTCTCGGTGCGGGCGTCGCCGGAGGGTATAATCTTGCGTACAACGTGGCGGTTGTGCCGCCGATGAAGCTCAACCCGATTATTACCCGTGTACTGTTTCCGGCGTTCGCCAAAATCCAGGACGACACGGAGAAGCTGCGTGTTAACTTCTACAAGCTACTTTCCGTGGTGGGCATCATTAATTTTCCCGCGCTGCTGGGGCTGATGGTGGTGGCCAACAATTTTGTGCCGCTGGTGTTCGGCGAAAAATGGCACAGCATTATCCCGATCCTGCAATTGCTGTGTGTCGTGGGGCTGCTGCGCTCGGTCGGCAACCCGATTGGTTCGCTACTGATGGCGAAGGCGCGGGTCGATATCAGCTTTAAGTTCAATGTCTTTAAAACATTTCTGTTTATCCCGGCGATTCTCATCGGCGGTCATCTGGCGGGCGCGATTGGCGTGACGTTGGGGTTCCTGACAGTGCAAATCATCAACACGATTCTGAGCTACTTCGTGATGATTAAACCCGTTCTTGGCTCCAGCTATCGTCAGTACATGCTGAGTTTGTGGCTGCCATTTTATCTCTCCTTGCCGACGCTGGCGGTGAGCTACGGGCTGGGCATCGCATTGCGTGGGCACTTTTCGATTGGCCTCGTGCTGGCAACACAAATTGCAGCCGGGGTACTGGCGTTTATGGTGATGATGATTGTCTCCCGCCATCCGCTGGTGGTGGAGATGAAACGTCAATTTTGTCGCAGCGAAAAAATGAAAACCCTGTTACGGGCAGGCTGA
- the wcaM gene encoding colanic acid biosynthesis protein WcaM, whose product MPANKLSRRTLLTAGSALAALPFLHILPVQAREPRQTVDITDYPADDSIASFRQAFADGNTVIVPPGWVCENINAAITIPPGKTLRVQGAVHGNGRGRFILQDGCQVVGEQGGNLYNVTLDVRGSDCVIKGVTMRGFGPVAQIFIGGKEPTVMRNLIIDDITVTHANYAILRQGFHNQMDGARITHSRFSDLQGDAIEWNVAINDRNILISDHVIERIDCTNGKINWGIGIGLAGSTYDNSYPEDQAVKNFVVANITGSDCRQLVHVENGKHFVIRNVKAKNITPDFSKKAGIDNATIAIYGCDNFIIDNIDMTNSAGMLIGYGVVKGKYLSIPQNFKLNAVRLDNSQLVYKLRGIQISSGNAPSFVAITNVRVTHATLELHNQPQHLFLRNINVMQSSAIGPALKMHFDLRKDVRGQFMARQDTLLSLANVYAINENGQSSVDIDRINHQTVNVEAVNFSLPKREG is encoded by the coding sequence ATGCCAGCGAATAAACTTTCCCGACGTACGCTCCTGACGGCAGGTTCCGCGCTTGCCGCTCTACCTTTTCTGCACATATTACCAGTACAGGCGCGTGAACCTCGTCAGACTGTCGATATAACAGATTACCCGGCAGATGATAGTATTGCCTCGTTCAGACAGGCATTCGCTGACGGGAACACTGTGATCGTACCGCCGGGGTGGGTATGTGAAAATATCAATGCCGCAATAACGATTCCGCCAGGAAAAACGTTGCGTGTACAGGGCGCGGTACACGGCAATGGTCGGGGAAGGTTCATTCTGCAGGACGGGTGCCAGGTCGTGGGAGAGCAGGGCGGTAACCTGTACAATGTGACGCTGGATGTACGCGGATCGGACTGTGTAATTAAAGGCGTGACGATGCGTGGTTTTGGCCCTGTCGCGCAAATTTTCATTGGCGGTAAAGAACCGACAGTAATGCGCAATCTGATCATTGATGATATCACCGTTACCCACGCCAACTACGCCATTCTGCGGCAGGGTTTCCATAACCAAATGGATGGGGCGCGGATTACGCATAGCCGTTTTAGCGACCTGCAGGGAGACGCCATTGAGTGGAATGTCGCGATTAACGACCGCAACATCCTGATTTCCGATCACGTCATCGAACGCATTGATTGTACCAATGGCAAAATCAACTGGGGGATCGGTATTGGTCTGGCGGGCAGCACCTATGACAATAGCTATCCCGAAGATCAGGCGGTAAAAAACTTTGTGGTAGCCAATATTACCGGATCTGATTGCCGACAGTTGGTACATGTAGAAAATGGCAAACATTTTGTCATTCGCAACGTGAAAGCCAAAAACATCACGCCTGATTTTAGTAAAAAAGCGGGAATTGATAACGCAACGATAGCAATTTATGGCTGTGATAATTTCATCATTGATAATATTGATATGACGAATAGTGCAGGGATGCTTATTGGCTATGGTGTGGTAAAAGGAAAGTATCTGTCTATTCCGCAAAACTTTAAATTAAATGCGGTTCGGTTGGATAATAGCCAGCTTGTTTATAAATTACGCGGCATCCAAATCTCCTCTGGCAACGCTCCTTCGTTTGTCGCTATCACTAACGTGCGGGTGACGCATGCCACACTGGAGCTGCATAATCAACCGCAGCATCTTTTCCTGCGTAATATCAATGTGATGCAAAGCTCAGCGATTGGGCCGGCGCTAAAAATGCACTTCGATTTGCGTAAAGATGTCCGTGGTCAATTTATGGCCCGCCAGGACACGCTGCTTTCCCTCGCTAATGTTTATGCCATCAATGAAAACGGGCAGAGTTCGGTAGATATAGACAGGATTAATCACCAGACCGTGAATGTTGAAGCAGTGAATTTTTCGCTGCCGAAGCGGGAAGGGTAA